Below is a window of Deltaproteobacteria bacterium DNA.
TCCCAGTTCTGGCTTATGACAACGGCCTCGTTACTGACGCGGGCCTCTCCGCTTTTCCACTCGGGCAGTTCGGGCAGGGCGGCGTTGGCCGTGTCTTTTATCAGGCGAGAGGAGTCTATGGCGGCCCTTTTTGCAAATACCAGGCTTTCAAGAAGCGAGTTCGATGCAAGGCGGTTTGCGCCGTGCAGCCCCGTGTGCGCGCTCTCGCCGATGCAGTAGAGACGCTTTATGTTGGTCCTGCCGTCTTTGTCGGTTCTTACGCCGCCGCAGGTATAGTGCGCGGCAGGAACAACCGGGATGGGCTCCTTTGTGAGGTCAAAGCCGAACTCGAGGCATTTTTTGTGTATGTTGGGGAAACGTTCAATTATGAAGGTTTTGTCCTTGGCGCTTATGTCGAGGTACACGCAGTCGTCGCCGCTTTTTTTGAGCTCGTGGTCTATGGCCCTTGCCACTATGTCGCGGGGAGCAAGGTCTGCCATTGGGTGGTATTGTTTCATGAACGGTTCGCCGTTTTTAAGTTTTAAGACAGCGCCTTCGCCCCTTAATGCCTCGGATATGAGAAAGCTCTTTGCCTTTGAATGATAGAGGCATGTGGGGTGAAACTGTATGAACTCCATGTTCCTTATCTCGGCTCCGGCGCGAAAGGCCATGGCTATGCCGTCGCCGGTAGATATATCGGGGTTACTGGTGTAGAGATATACCTTGCCCGCGCCGCCCGAGGCGATAATCGTAGCCTTGGCCGCAAAGGTGTGTATCTCGCCGTTTTTTTTATCGAGCACGTACGCGCCCCAGACCGCCTCTTCTTCGCCTTTGCCGATGAATTTGGTATGGGTTATGAGGTCAACTGCTATGTGTTCCTCTAAGAGCGTTATATTCTTATTTGCCTTCACTGCGCTTATAAGGGCGTTCTCTATTTCCTGGCCAGTGAGGTCTCCGGCATGCACGATGCGGCGCTGCGAGTGGCCGCCTTCCTTGCCAAGGTCGAGTTCCATGTGCCCGCTTCTGAGGGTGGAGCTAAAACGCACGCCTATCTCGATAAGGTCGTGTATCATCTCAGGACCGTCCCGTACTACCATTTCGACGATATCAGGGTCTGATAATCCTAAGCCAGTTGCAAGGGTATCTTTTATATGGGATTCGAAGCTGTCGTCCTTGGAAAGCACGGAGGCTATGCCGCCCTGGGCATAGTAAGTGGCCGAATCCTTGCTGCCGCGTTTGGTTATCAGAGTTACGTTCCCGGTTTCGGCAGCCTTTAGCGCGAAGGTAAGGCCAGCGATGCCGCTGCCTATGACGAGAAAATCGGAAGAATGTACCAAAAAGCAACTCCTGTTTAAGGCATAGTGCCGTGATAATTGTTGTATTTTTATAGCGTAAGGCATAACATGGCGTTTTGTCAAGGCGATTATATCAAAAATAGCTTGCCCGCCGGCTGATTCCAATATATAATTATAATTAATTATAGGGGCATGGACGGTTTCGTATCTTTATGTTCAAAACCATAAAATATTGCATGTTGCCGAGGTTCTTTGCGTTCGTGTTGCCGTTTGTTGCGGCGGCAGCGTTTGTTTTGCTGCCGTCTGTTTCCGCAGCGGATTTCTACATTTACACCGATGAAAACGGCGCGCGTCATATAACCGACGCCCCTACGTCCACAAAGTATGTCCTGTTTATGAGCGAGACAGGAGAGATGTACATTAAAAAGAACGGCGCTCTCGTTTCGATAGAATCAATCATAAGAAATGTGGCCAAACGCCACGAAATGGACCCGAGCCTTATAAAGGCCGTCATAAAAGTGGAGAGCGACTTCGATAAGGCGGCCATAAGCAGGGTAGGGGCCAGGGGGCTGATGCAACTCATGCCCGAGACGGCAAAGAGGTACGGGGTAAAGAACATACACGACCCCTACGAGAACATCAACGGCGGCGTGCGCTACCTAAAGGCGCTTATGGCGAAGTTCGATAACAGCCTGGACCTTAGCCTTGCCGCGTACAATGCCGGGGAAACCGCAGTGCTTAAATACAAAGACATTCCGCCCTACAAGGAGACAAAGGACTTCGTGAAAAAAGTGCTTAAATACCATTCCTTGTACAAAGCGAACACGTACTGAGATTGTGACCGAAGAATGACAAAAAATCCGGCTAAAGAATTCCTTACGCTGCCAAATCTTATTTCTCTTTTCAGAATAGCTGCTACTCCGGTAATCGTCATCATGCTCATAGACCCGGACAAGGGAGCGTCCTTTAT
It encodes the following:
- a CDS encoding lytic transglycosylase domain-containing protein, which produces MFKTIKYCMLPRFFAFVLPFVAAAAFVLLPSVSAADFYIYTDENGARHITDAPTSTKYVLFMSETGEMYIKKNGALVSIESIIRNVAKRHEMDPSLIKAVIKVESDFDKAAISRVGARGLMQLMPETAKRYGVKNIHDPYENINGGVRYLKALMAKFDNSLDLSLAAYNAGETAVLKYKDIPPYKETKDFVKKVLKYHSLYKANTY
- the nadB gene encoding L-aspartate oxidase, translated to MVHSSDFLVIGSGIAGLTFALKAAETGNVTLITKRGSKDSATYYAQGGIASVLSKDDSFESHIKDTLATGLGLSDPDIVEMVVRDGPEMIHDLIEIGVRFSSTLRSGHMELDLGKEGGHSQRRIVHAGDLTGQEIENALISAVKANKNITLLEEHIAVDLITHTKFIGKGEEEAVWGAYVLDKKNGEIHTFAAKATIIASGGAGKVYLYTSNPDISTGDGIAMAFRAGAEIRNMEFIQFHPTCLYHSKAKSFLISEALRGEGAVLKLKNGEPFMKQYHPMADLAPRDIVARAIDHELKKSGDDCVYLDISAKDKTFIIERFPNIHKKCLEFGFDLTKEPIPVVPAAHYTCGGVRTDKDGRTNIKRLYCIGESAHTGLHGANRLASNSLLESLVFAKRAAIDSSRLIKDTANAALPELPEWKSGEARVSNEAVVISQNWDEIRRLMWNYVGIVRSAKRLEMALSRIELLGDEINDYYWHFTVTSDLIELRNIATVAEIIIKSAMQRKESRGLHYNIDYPDTNNAEFGHDTIIRRKTNTAV